Proteins encoded together in one Onychomys torridus chromosome 1, mOncTor1.1, whole genome shotgun sequence window:
- the Nlrp12 gene encoding NACHT, LRR and PYD domains-containing protein 12, with the protein MLPATDRDVLCRLSTYLEELEAGELKKFKLYLGTAEEPGQDKIPWGRMEMAGPLEMAQLMVAHMGTREAWLLALGTFERIHRKDLWERGQREDLVRVTPNNGACSLESQPACLLDVSASTPRKDPQATYKDFVRRKFRLMEDRNARLGECVNLNHRYIRPLLVKEHSNPIWAQQKLLDTGWGYARTRVHQASPIQMETLFEPDEERPEPPGTVVLQGAAGMGKSMLAHKVMLDWADGRLFQGQFDYVFYISCRELNRSHVQCSARDLISSCWPEPGAPLQDLIRAPERLLVIIDGFDELHPSFHDAQGPWCLCWEEKRPTELLLGSLIRRSLLPRLSLLITTRPCALEKLHGLLEHPRHVEILGFSEVERKEYFYRYFHNTGQANQVFSFMMDNEPLFTMCFVPMLSWVVCTCLKQQLESGELLRQTSRTTTAVYMFYLLSLMQPKPGTPTFKVPASQRGLVSLAAEGLWNQKILFEEQDLGKHGLDGADVSTFLNVNIFQKDIKCEKFYSFIHLSFQEFFAAMYCALHGRETVRRALAEYGFSERNFLALTVRFLFGLLNEEMRCYLEENLGWTISPQVKEEVLAWIRDKAHSEGSTLQRGSLELLSCLYEIQEEDFIQQALSHFQVVVVSNIATKMEHMVCSFCVRYCRNAVVIHLYGTTYSAGTEGDPPAPSGDPPLSEHSQERNTLPDVYSAHLSAAVCTNPNLMELALYRNALGSRGVRLLCQGLRHANCKIQNLRLKRCQVSGSACQDLAAALTANRNLIRLDLSGNSIGVPGLELLCEGLRHPRCRLQMIQLRKCLLEATAGGAIASVLSNNSHLVELDLTGNPLEDLGLKLLCQGLRHPVCRLRTLWLKICHLGQAACEDLASSLSMNQSLMELDLGLNDLGDPGVLLLCQGLGHPDCKLQTLRLGICRLGADACAGLARVLQVNTCLRELDLSFNDLGDRGLCLLGEGLQHPSCRLQKLWLDSCGLTSKACEDLSSILGTNQTLNELYLTNNALGDTGVRLLCKRLRHPGCKLRVLWLFGMDLNKMTHKRLAALRVTKPYLDIGC; encoded by the exons ATGTTGCCGGCTACAGATAGGGATGTCCTCTGTCGACTGTCCACCTACCTGGAAGAACTTGAGGCTGGGGAACTGAAGAAATTCAAATTGTACCTGGGGACTGCAGAGGAACCGGGCCAGGACAAGATCCCCTGGGGACGAATGGAGATGGCTGGTCCTCTGGAAATGGCCCAGCTGATGGTGGCCCATATGGGGACACGGGAGGCTTGGCTGCTGGCTCTCGGCACCTTTGAGAGGATCCACAGGAAGGACCTGTGGGAGCGAGGACAGAGAGAAGACCTGGTGAGGg TCACTCCAAATAATGGTGCATGCTCCCTTGAGAGCCAGCCAGCTTGCCTTCTGGATGTCTCTGCTAGTACTCCAAGAAAAG ACCCCCAGGCAACCTACAAAGACTTTGTCCGCAGGAAATTCCGGCTAATGGAAGACCGCAACGCGCGACTAGGTGAATGTGTCAACCTGAACCACCGTTACATCCGGCCTCTCTTAGTAAAGGAACACTCAAACCCTATCTGGGCACAGCAGAAACTTCTCGATACAGGATGGGGATATGCTAGAACCAGGGTTCACCAGGCTAGCCCTATCCAAATGGAGACCCTCTTTGAGCCAGACGAAGAGCGCCCTGAGCCACCAGGCACAGTGGTGTTACAAGGGGCAGCGGGGATGGGGAAGTCCATGCTGGCTCACAAAGTGATGTTGGACTGGGCCGACGGGAGGCTCTTCCAAGGTCAGTTCGATTATGTCTTCTATATCagctgcagggagctgaacagaagccACGTCCAGTGCAGCGCACGCGATCTCATCTCCAGCTGCTGGCCCGAGCCGGGTGCACCCCTCCAGGACCTCATCCGGGCTCCCGAACGCCTCCTAGTCATCATTGATGGCTTCGATGAGCTGCATCCTTCTTTCCATGATGCTCAGGGTCCCTGGTGTCTCTGCTGGGAGGAGAAACGACCCACAGAACTCCTCCTCGGCAGCCTGATTCGGAGGTCGCTTCTGCCCCGACTCTCTTTGCTCATCACCACACGACCCTGTGCTCTGGAGAAGCTGCATGGCTTGCTGGAACACCCCAGGCACGTGGAGATCCTGGGCTTCTCCGAGGTAGAAAGGAAGGAGTACTTCTACAGGTATTTTCATAATACTGGGCAAGCGAACCAAGTATTCAGCTTCATGATGGACAACGAACCTCTCTTCACCATGTGTTTTGTTCCCATGCTGTCCTGGGTAGTCTGCACCTGCCTCAAGCAGCAGCTGGAAAGTGGAGAACTTTTAAGACAAACATCTAGGACCACCACAGCAGTTTACATGTTCTACCTCCTGAGTCTGATGCAGCCCAAGCCAGGGACCCCAACCTTCAAAGTCCCAGCCAGCCAGAGAGGCCTGGTCTCTCTGGCTGCAGAGGGCCTCTGGAATCAGAAGATCCTATTTGAGGAACAGGACCTTGGTAAACACGGCCTGGATGGCGCGGATGTCTCCACCTTCCTCAACGTGAATATCTTCCAGAAGGACATCAAGTGTGAGAAATTCTACAGCTTCATCCACCTGAGTTTCCAGGAATTCTTCGCAGCCATGTACTGTGCCCTGCATGGCAGAGAGACGGTAAGGAGAGCGTTGGCTGAGTATGGCTTCTCGGAAAGGAACTTCTTGGCCCTCACCGTCCGTTTCCTGTTCGGCCTCCTCAATGAGGAGATGAGATGTTACCTGGAGGAGAATCTGGGCTGGACCATCTCCCCGCAGGTCAAGGAGGAAGTGTTGGCGTGGATCCGAGACAAAGCTCACAGTGAAGGATCCACCCTGCAGCGTGGCTCCCTAGAGCTCCTCAGCTGCTTGTATGAGATCCAGGAGGAAGACTTCATCCAGCAGGCCCTGAGCCACTTTCAAGTGGTGGTGGTCAGCAATATCGCAACCAAGATGGAGCACATGGTATGCTCCTTTTGCGTGAGATACTGCAGGAACGCAGTGGTGATTCATTTGTATGGGACTACCTACAGTGCAGGCACAGAGGGTGACCCGCCAGCACCTTCAGGAGACCCGCCTCTATCCGAACACTC ACAGGAAAGGAACACACTCCCTGATGTCTACAGCGCAcatctctctgcagctgtctgCACCAACCCAAACCTGATGGAGCTGGCCTTGTACCGCAATGCCTTGGGCAGTCGGGGTGTGCGGCTGCTCTGCCAAGGCCTCAGACATGCCAACTGCAAGATTCAAAACCTGAG GCTGAAGAGGTGTCAGGTCTCCGGATCGGCCTGCCAGGATCTGGCAGCGGCACTCACTGCCAACAGGAATTTAATCCGGCTGGACCTCAGTGGCAACAGCATTGGGGTGCcaggcctggaactgctctgTGAGGGACTGCGGCACCCCAGGTGTAGGCTGCAGATGATCCA GCTGAGGAAGTGTCTTCTGGAGGCCACAGCTGGAGGAGCGATCGCCTCTGTCCTCAGCAACAACTCACATCTGGTGGAGCTGGACCTGACAGGAAACCCCTTGGAGGACTTGGGACTGAAGCTGTTGTGTCAAGGGCTGAGGCACCCAGTCTGCAGGCTGCGCACCTTGTG GCTGAAGATCTGCCACCTGGGCCAGGCTGCCTGTGAAGATCTGGCCTCCAGCCTCAGCATGAACCAGAGCCTGATGGAGCTAGACCTAGGTCTGAATGACCTTGGGGATCCTGGAGTGCTTCTGCTGTGTCAGGGCCTCGGGCATCCAGACTGCAAACTCCAGACCCTCCG GTTGGGCATTTGCCGTCTGGGCGCAGACGCATGCGCAGGGCTTGCCCGTGTGCTCCAGGTCAACACTTGCCTCAGAGAGCTGGACCTGAGCTTCAATGACTTGGGAGACAGGGGCTTGTGTCTGCTTGGGGAAGGACTGCAGCACCCATCCTGCAGACTCCAGAAGCTGTG GCTGGACAGCTGTGGCCTCACGTCGAAAGCATGTGAGGACCTTTCCTCCATCCTAGGAACCAACCAGACCCTAAATGAGCTTTATTTGACCAACAATGCTCTGGGGGACACAGGTGTCCGGCTGCTGTGCAAGAGGCTGAGACATCCAGGCTGCAAACTTCGAGTCCTGTG GCTGTTTGGAATGGATCTGAACAAAATGACCCACAAGAGGCTGGCAGCACTTCGGGTCACAAAGCCGTACTTGGATATTGGGTGCTGA